One region of Brassica napus cultivar Da-Ae chromosome A10, Da-Ae, whole genome shotgun sequence genomic DNA includes:
- the LOC106418984 gene encoding probable methyltransferase PMT12 — MKKLFVGGNLLRSSSFFKISIFVLISVACFFLGKHWSDDGFRRLVFFSSEPSRSPIVSLSPDLGKTYNISDLIHKSHPIPPVPLTPPPPPSSVDLHVFGIVDENGTMSDEFQVGDYDAEAAESSGNETESEPTTIARVSVGRIEVCSEVMTDYIPCLDNEEAIKRLESTERGERFERHCPKEGTGLNCTVPVPNGYRPPIPWPKSRDEVWFNNVPHTRLVEDKGGQNWISKENDKFKFPGGGTQFIHGADQYLDQISQMIPDISFGNHTRVVLDIGCGVASFGAYLMSRDVLTMSIAPKDVHENQIQFALERGVPAMVAAFTTRRLLYPSQAFDLVHCSRCRINWTRDDGILLLEVNRMLRAGGYFVWAAQPVYKHEKALEEQWEEMLNLTTRLCWVLVKKEGYIAIWQKPTNNTCYLSRDAGIIPPLCNPEDDPDSVWYVNLKACITRIEDNGYGANLAPWPSRLQTPPDRLQTIQIDSYIARKELFMAEYKYWKEIISNYVNALHWKQIGLRNVMDMRAGFGGFAAALAELKVDCWVLNVVPVSGANTLPVIYDRGLLGVMHDWCEPFDTYPRTYDLLHAAGLFSIERKRCNMTTIMLEMDRILRPGGRVYIRDTINVMSELQEIGNAMRWHTTLRETAEGPHASYRVLLCEKKFENKVESSVDKHPAKKKRRKSKGKRH, encoded by the exons TCGGAGCCTTCTCGATCCCCCATTGTCTCTCTCTCGCCCGATCTCGGAAAAACCTACAACATCTCCGACTTGATCCACAAGAGTCACCCGATCCCGCCGGTTCCTCTGACGCCACCGCCTCCGCCGAGCTCCGTTGATCTTCATGTGTTTGGGATCGTCGATGAGAACGGAACTATGTCCGACGAGTTCCAGGTCGGTGATTACGACGCCGAGGCGGCGGAATCATCCGGGAATGAAACGGAGTCCGAGCCTACTACCATTGCCAGAGTTAGTGTGGGGAGAATCGAGGTTTGTTCGGAGGTTATGACGGATTACATTCCTTGTTTGGATAATGAAGAAGCCATCAAGAGGCTCGAATCGACGGAGCGTGGAGAGCGGTTTGAGCGGCATTGCCCCAAGGAAGGAACCGGATTGAATTGCACCGTTCCGGTTCCCAACGGTTACCGTCCTCCCATCCCGTGGCCTAAAAGCCGCGACGAG gTGTGGTTTAACAACGTTCCACATACTAGGCTTGTTGAAGACAAAGGTGGCCAAAACTGGATCTCCAAAGAGAATGACAAGTTCAAGTTTCCTGGTGGTGGTACTCAGTTTATACACGGGGCTGATCAGTACTTAGATCAGATCTCTCag ATGATTCCTGATATTAGTTTTGGCAACCATACACGAGTTGTTCTTGACATTGGATGCGGCGTGGCGAGTTTTGGGGCTTACTTGATGTCACGAGATGTCTTGACTATGTCTATTGCTCCAAAAGATGTTCATGAGAATCAGATACAGTTTGCTCTTGAGCGTGGTGTTCCTGCAATGGTGGCAGCGTTCACCACGCGGAGGTTGTTGTACCCAAGCCAAGCGTTTGATTTGGTTCATTGTTCAAGATGCCGAATCAACTGGACTCGTGATG ATGGAATCTTGCTCCTTGAAGTCAATAGGATGCTTCGTGCTGGAGGATATTTTGTTTGGGCAGCTCAACCTGTATATAAGCATGAGAAAGCCTTGGAAGAACAGTGGGAAG AGATGCTAAACCTTACCACTAGGCTTTGCTGGGTTCTTGTGAAGAAGGAAGGATATATAGCTATATGGCAGAAGCCCACAAATAACACTTGTTATCTAAGTCGTGATGCTGGAATCATCCCTCCTTTGTGCAATCCTGAAGATGACCCAGACAGTGTTTG GTACGTAAATCTAAAGGCATGCATCACTAGGATCGAAGATAATGGATACGGAGCAAATCTTGCTCCTTGGCCATCCCGTTTACAGACCCCACCAGATAGGCTGCAGACAATACAAATTGATTCGTACATAGCCCGAAAAGAGCTCTTCATGGCTGAATATAAATACTGGAAAGAAATAATATCAAACTATGTAAACGCCTTACATTGGAAGCAGATAGGACTCAGAAATGTCATGGACATGAGAGCTGGCTTCGGCGG ATTTGCAGCTGCGTTAGCTGAGCTAAAGGTTGATTGCTGGGTTCTCAATGTTGTTCCGGTCAGTGGGGCAAATACACTGCCTGTTATATATGACCGTGGACTACTAGGAGTAATGCACGATTG GTGTGAACCGTTCGATACTTACCCAAGAACCTATGATTTGCTGCACGCCGCTGGTCTGTTTTCCATCGAAAGAAAAAG GTGCAACATGACAACGATCATGCTAGAGATGGACCGGATTTTGAGACCTGGAGGACGTGTATACATAAGGGACACTATCAACGTGATGAGCGAGCTTCAGGAGATTGGAAACGCAATGAGATGGCACACGACTTTACGTGAAACTGCTGAAGGGCCTCACGCAAGTTACAGAGTCCTCTTATGCGAAAAGAAGTTCGAAAATAAGGTCGAGTCGTCCGTCGATAAGCATCCTGctaagaagaagaggaggaagagtaAAGGAAAAAGACATTGA